One part of the Halobacteriovorax vibrionivorans genome encodes these proteins:
- a CDS encoding AbiTii domain-containing protein — translation MSSIVRELQLDAVSNKVSISELLRKALLVATKLKQVEFIEWLNHELNGYPIDSREGFPMYRQVRGVVKAFNPYHGAQQVFFENEKEGELYSTRFCSQSVPELDHLLSNAEPNGVFEMKFSDTTVKMLMEKIGFDLVSSLHVESSALFKILDSIRNTILRWSLKLEEDGVLGENLSFSKDDQRKVETASYNITNFLGPIMGSQIQQGTHSSSQSRDF, via the coding sequence ATGAGTTCAATTGTGAGAGAATTACAATTAGATGCTGTATCGAACAAAGTTTCTATTTCTGAGCTATTAAGAAAAGCCCTTCTCGTTGCTACAAAGTTGAAGCAAGTGGAATTTATAGAGTGGCTGAATCATGAATTAAATGGTTATCCCATTGACAGTCGTGAAGGCTTCCCGATGTATAGACAAGTAAGAGGCGTTGTAAAAGCATTTAATCCTTATCATGGCGCACAGCAAGTATTTTTTGAGAATGAAAAGGAAGGAGAGCTTTATTCTACTCGGTTTTGTTCGCAATCTGTTCCGGAGCTTGATCATCTTTTGTCGAATGCTGAACCTAATGGGGTTTTTGAAATGAAGTTTTCGGATACAACAGTTAAAATGTTGATGGAAAAAATAGGTTTTGATTTAGTTTCTTCACTCCATGTTGAATCTTCAGCTTTGTTTAAAATTCTAGATTCAATAAGAAATACAATACTCCGTTGGTCGTTAAAGCTTGAAGAAGATGGAGTTCTAGGAGAAAATTTATCATTTTCCAAAGACGATCAGCGAAAAGTTGAAACAGCTAGTTATAATATTACGAACTTTTTAGGTCCAATTATGGGCTCCCAAATTCAGCAAGGAACTCACTCTTCTTCTCAAAGTAGAGATTTTTAA
- a CDS encoding helix-turn-helix transcriptional regulator yields MTKPKSKQNVKKAITTDHLALRELRLECGMTLKEAGAKYGLTSKGMGAIENGRVSLNHEKIDAITNSYGLTYLDFVKAKRLIEKGAKRRPKRTFVKTVLKNSDRRSYQKIVTKECKVLRSLRRIKKISQDQASAMCGYSRPTIGHIENGRIELSEERIRHIVKSYGYKFSDFKDAMEKVELRDTIVDSCLEKIDQLDDTKLEVVKNLLGSL; encoded by the coding sequence ATGACAAAACCTAAATCAAAACAAAACGTTAAAAAAGCAATTACTACTGATCACCTCGCCCTTAGAGAGCTGAGGCTTGAGTGTGGCATGACGCTTAAAGAAGCTGGTGCAAAGTATGGCCTGACTTCAAAAGGCATGGGAGCAATCGAAAATGGACGTGTGAGCCTTAACCATGAAAAGATTGATGCCATCACCAACTCTTATGGTCTCACCTACTTAGATTTTGTGAAAGCCAAGCGATTAATTGAGAAGGGAGCAAAAAGAAGGCCTAAGAGAACATTTGTAAAAACTGTCCTTAAAAACTCAGATCGTCGTAGCTATCAAAAAATTGTCACAAAAGAGTGCAAAGTTTTACGATCTCTTAGACGTATTAAGAAAATCTCCCAAGATCAAGCATCGGCTATGTGTGGCTATTCAAGGCCAACTATCGGGCATATTGAAAATGGTAGGATTGAGCTTAGTGAGGAGCGTATACGCCATATTGTGAAGTCCTACGGCTATAAATTTTCAGACTTCAAGGATGCAATGGAGAAAGTAGAGCTTCGAGATACTATTGTGGACTCTTGTTTGGAGAAGATTGATCAGCTTGATGATACTAAGCTTGAGGTTGTTAAGAACTTGTTAGGGAGCCTCTGA